From a region of the Vaginimicrobium propionicum genome:
- the cysK gene encoding cysteine synthase A has product MKIFPDATALIGRTPLVQINRLFPDSQAQVLAKLEFYNPANSVKDRVGVAIVEAAEASGQLKPGGTIVEATSGNTGIALAFAGAVKGYRVIVTMPETMSKERRAIMRAFGARVVLTPGEEGMKGAVKAAEQIVADNDSAILASQFANPANPGVHRQTTGLEIWEDTDGTVDIFVAGVGTGGTISGVGQVLKDKNPKVHTVAVEPAESPLLSQGKAGSHKIQGLGANFVPKVLDREVIDEILPVTSDDAMMMARRAAAEEGLLVGISAGAALSAAGVLASRQENAGKTIVVIIPDLGERYLSSALYADLFN; this is encoded by the coding sequence GTGAAGATTTTTCCTGACGCAACTGCACTCATTGGACGCACCCCGCTCGTTCAGATAAACCGACTATTCCCCGATTCGCAGGCGCAAGTTCTAGCAAAACTAGAGTTCTATAATCCGGCCAATTCCGTGAAAGACCGGGTTGGGGTAGCAATTGTTGAGGCAGCCGAAGCCAGCGGACAGCTGAAACCGGGTGGCACGATTGTTGAAGCTACCTCAGGCAACACGGGCATTGCGCTGGCATTTGCTGGCGCAGTTAAGGGCTACCGCGTAATTGTGACCATGCCTGAGACAATGTCTAAAGAAAGACGAGCCATAATGCGAGCATTTGGCGCGAGGGTGGTTTTAACCCCTGGCGAGGAAGGTATGAAAGGAGCCGTCAAAGCTGCCGAACAAATTGTGGCTGACAATGATTCAGCTATTCTGGCTAGCCAATTCGCTAACCCAGCCAATCCGGGCGTTCACCGCCAAACCACCGGCTTAGAAATCTGGGAAGACACCGATGGCACGGTCGATATATTCGTGGCAGGAGTCGGCACCGGCGGCACCATTTCAGGGGTAGGACAGGTGCTGAAAGATAAGAATCCTAAAGTTCACACGGTGGCAGTTGAGCCAGCTGAGTCTCCTTTGTTAAGCCAAGGCAAAGCAGGCTCCCACAAGATTCAAGGGCTGGGCGCCAACTTCGTTCCTAAAGTGTTAGATCGCGAGGTGATCGATGAGATCCTGCCTGTGACTTCGGACGATGCCATGATGATGGCTAGACGGGCAGCTGCAGAAGAGGGATTGCTTGTTGGTATTTCAGCCGGGGCAGCTTTAAGCGCGGCAGGAGTTTTGGCAAGCCGTCAGGAAAATGCTGGTAAGACGATAGTCGTTATTATCCCTGATCTTGGCGAACGCTATCTTTCCAGTGCGCTCTACGCTGATCTTTTCAACTAG
- a CDS encoding O-acetyl-ADP-ribose deacetylase — protein MSELKTILADITTLKVDAIVNAANNAMRGGGGVDGAIHRAGGPDVLADCIKRFPHGLATGDAGWTTAGNMPAKWVIHTVGPNYRAGQRDPQLLRSCYRRSLAVADEIGAKTIAFPLISAGVYGWPKEEAARIGVQTCASCHTNVETIFFVAYDQRAKALLEAAL, from the coding sequence GTGAGCGAGCTAAAGACGATCTTGGCAGACATCACCACCTTGAAAGTAGACGCAATAGTTAATGCGGCAAATAATGCTATGCGTGGCGGGGGCGGAGTCGATGGTGCAATTCATCGCGCTGGCGGGCCAGATGTGTTGGCGGATTGCATTAAAAGATTCCCGCACGGCTTAGCCACCGGCGATGCGGGTTGGACGACAGCTGGCAATATGCCAGCCAAATGGGTGATTCATACTGTTGGACCAAATTACCGTGCTGGTCAGCGCGACCCGCAACTTTTACGTTCTTGCTATCGCAGATCTTTGGCGGTAGCTGATGAGATCGGCGCAAAGACGATAGCTTTCCCATTAATTAGCGCCGGAGTTTATGGCTGGCCGAAAGAAGAAGCCGCACGGATTGGCGTACAAACTTGTGCTAGCTGCCACACCAATGTCGAAACTATATTTTTTGTCGCGTATGATCAGCGGGCTAAAGCACTACTAGAGGCAGCACTTTAG
- a CDS encoding leucine-rich repeat protein gives MPEDFVIKDGGKTLVGFSAQGVTKVQNNKDLVIPNGVTLIQLPHGTDGATGFKGMGITSVTFPDSLIAIGQETFQENKIKNITFPDNLKTIGSYAFNSNYLSAVTIPESVKIVSWGAFTGNHIKNIHFNGKLVTNRNESGTYLEQLLGEPADHKADLDAAEAETNVHNRNLSGQRAIFHEQDWPPDPEPFFVGDERQLVTITDKTGVPDGLTWKFTVTYENGQYTNKDKSDYINFDQGAITATNGNPPSYTYFTISARWNDVTLYNAKTYIRVVPEWLVTFDGAGGQPVPEPELAWDGYAIYEPEVKPVKAGYIFEGWYLGDSEEPFDFVWTAIDQDMTLVAHWKKDESAPSVTPSPTPTQSSTPTVKKPKPTKPPKSGV, from the coding sequence GTGCCGGAAGATTTTGTCATTAAAGATGGCGGCAAAACTCTTGTAGGTTTTTCTGCTCAAGGCGTTACGAAAGTGCAAAATAATAAAGACCTTGTTATCCCTAATGGGGTCACGCTAATTCAGCTACCTCATGGCACCGATGGGGCTACTGGATTCAAAGGTATGGGAATTACATCAGTGACTTTTCCTGATTCGCTCATAGCTATTGGTCAAGAAACCTTTCAGGAAAATAAGATAAAAAACATAACGTTTCCAGATAATTTGAAAACTATCGGATCTTATGCTTTTAACAGCAATTATCTATCTGCCGTAACTATCCCAGAGTCTGTGAAAATCGTTAGTTGGGGAGCCTTTACAGGTAATCATATTAAGAACATTCATTTTAATGGCAAGCTCGTAACTAATCGAAATGAAAGCGGTACCTATCTGGAGCAATTGTTGGGCGAACCTGCTGACCACAAAGCAGATTTAGATGCTGCCGAAGCGGAAACTAACGTTCATAATCGCAATTTGAGCGGGCAACGGGCAATTTTTCATGAGCAAGACTGGCCCCCAGACCCTGAGCCATTTTTTGTGGGAGACGAAAGGCAATTAGTCACTATCACCGACAAAACTGGAGTACCAGATGGGTTGACCTGGAAATTCACCGTCACCTATGAAAATGGCCAGTACACTAACAAAGATAAAAGTGATTACATTAATTTTGATCAAGGTGCGATTACTGCCACAAATGGAAACCCGCCAAGCTATACGTATTTCACTATTTCGGCTAGGTGGAATGACGTTACCTTATATAATGCCAAAACTTATATCAGGGTGGTGCCGGAATGGTTAGTCACTTTTGACGGCGCAGGTGGCCAACCTGTCCCAGAACCTGAGCTTGCCTGGGATGGCTATGCCATCTACGAACCAGAAGTCAAACCGGTCAAAGCAGGTTATATCTTCGAAGGGTGGTATTTGGGTGATTCTGAAGAGCCATTCGATTTTGTCTGGACTGCCATAGACCAAGATATGACTCTGGTTGCTCATTGGAAGAAAGATGAGTCGGCGCCTTCTGTCACGCCAAGTCCTACTCCAACACAAAGTTCCACTCCAACTGTAAAGAAGCCGAAGCCGACGAAGCCGCCTAAGTCTGGTGTTTAG
- a CDS encoding homoserine O-acetyltransferase: MENSQTRRVTLFDANHPLTLASGQTLTEVVVAYETYGKLNGACDNAIYICHALTGDAHAAGWHAGDKHPGWWDTMIGQGKAIDTNKWFVICSNILGGCSGTTGPSSINPATGKAWGLDFPLLDMSDFVSVHRALVKHLGITKLHAAVGGSLGGMQVLSWALDYPKDLANAVIVAASSRLTAQNIAFSAVGREAIMRDEHFAGGDFTASGTNPDVGLAIARMMAHITYTSEVGFQEKFGRKPQFETQHPGFGVDFAVESYLHHQGEAFLSRFDALSYLYLTRTMDYFDPFTPDSLNKLIADPLNFLVVSFDTDWRFSTSQSLRIVRKLLAAKVPVSFREISSPWGHDSFLLTVEPYLATVKAFIEAGEGVK, from the coding sequence ATGGAGAATTCACAAACCCGCCGAGTAACACTCTTCGATGCTAATCATCCGTTGACATTGGCATCTGGTCAAACCCTCACTGAGGTTGTCGTGGCATACGAAACCTATGGCAAGCTGAACGGAGCTTGCGATAATGCTATTTATATTTGCCATGCGCTAACGGGTGACGCGCATGCAGCAGGATGGCACGCGGGCGACAAACATCCTGGTTGGTGGGACACAATGATTGGCCAGGGTAAGGCGATAGACACCAATAAGTGGTTTGTCATCTGCTCGAATATTCTTGGGGGTTGCTCGGGTACTACTGGACCGAGCTCGATAAATCCGGCGACTGGAAAAGCCTGGGGGCTAGATTTTCCGCTGCTAGACATGTCAGATTTTGTTAGTGTCCACCGAGCACTAGTAAAACACCTTGGCATCACTAAGCTGCACGCTGCGGTTGGGGGATCACTAGGCGGAATGCAAGTGCTCTCTTGGGCACTCGACTACCCTAAAGATTTAGCCAATGCTGTCATAGTGGCTGCTTCAAGCCGGCTAACGGCTCAAAATATCGCCTTCTCTGCCGTTGGCCGCGAAGCGATAATGCGTGATGAACATTTTGCTGGGGGAGACTTTACAGCTAGCGGAACAAACCCTGACGTCGGGCTGGCTATCGCGAGAATGATGGCTCACATCACCTACACCTCCGAGGTTGGCTTTCAAGAGAAATTTGGACGCAAACCCCAGTTTGAAACTCAACATCCTGGATTCGGTGTTGATTTTGCGGTCGAAAGCTATCTTCACCACCAAGGTGAAGCCTTCTTGTCCAGATTCGATGCGCTAAGTTACCTCTACTTAACCCGAACCATGGACTATTTCGACCCTTTCACCCCAGATTCGCTAAACAAACTCATTGCCGATCCTTTGAACTTTCTGGTGGTTAGCTTCGACACTGATTGGCGATTCTCCACCAGCCAGTCACTGCGCATAGTACGCAAACTTTTAGCCGCTAAAGTGCCAGTCAGTTTCAGAGAAATTTCTTCACCTTGGGGTCACGACTCTTTCTTGCTCACCGTCGAACCGTATCTGGCTACGGTCAAAGCATTTATTGAAGCAGGGGAGGGAGTAAAATGA
- a CDS encoding DHA2 family efflux MFS transporter permease subunit, translating into MAKPQIPDLAQKYFQRRWWALVVLSLALFMASLDNTILNVALPTLARELHASTDQLQWTVDAYQVTFAGLLLVAGAFVDRWGRAKTFLSGTLIFGLFSLAAGLSPNTHILIIFRLLMGVGAALLTPSTLALVSAIFRDRKERTVAFAIWSGANAAGGAAGPLLSGLLLEHFSWGSIFFVNVPVALVILILGPMVLPFLTPSSSVKGLDIVGALISTSALALVCWAVISAPGLGLVSLPIISTFLAGIGLLLGFIFWEARFSAPILDLKLFSNRRFAVAVAVAGLVTAGGSAALFILTQYLQFNLGFNPLEAGLRILPVAVALGLGAVSAPKLIEVLQLKITVLVGLGFVAAGFIWLATATIDTGYPYMLIGALAFGLGAGILNPAATQAVMDALPAHSSGVGSATNSALMQVGSAIGVALGGALLSARYRAVITSSEIFGQLGTWQSKVLESYAGAVAAAESLDDIGHKIVTTAKAGFVDGMSWALVCSAILVMAAGLAVWLAYPKDRR; encoded by the coding sequence ATGGCAAAGCCACAAATTCCTGACTTAGCCCAGAAGTATTTCCAGCGCCGCTGGTGGGCTTTGGTGGTGCTCAGCCTGGCATTGTTTATGGCGAGCCTTGATAACACCATCCTTAATGTTGCTTTGCCAACCCTGGCGCGCGAACTTCACGCCTCCACAGATCAATTGCAGTGGACAGTGGACGCCTACCAGGTGACCTTTGCTGGTCTGCTATTGGTGGCTGGGGCTTTCGTCGATAGATGGGGTAGAGCGAAAACTTTCCTTAGTGGAACGCTAATTTTTGGTTTATTTTCACTAGCAGCAGGGTTATCTCCCAACACCCACATACTGATCATTTTCCGCTTGCTAATGGGGGTAGGCGCTGCGTTATTAACCCCATCTACGCTGGCTTTAGTATCAGCAATTTTTCGTGATCGCAAAGAACGTACCGTAGCTTTTGCTATCTGGTCAGGAGCCAACGCTGCCGGCGGTGCCGCTGGCCCACTGCTATCTGGGTTACTACTAGAACATTTCTCATGGGGATCCATCTTCTTTGTCAACGTTCCGGTAGCCCTAGTGATTTTAATCCTAGGTCCGATGGTGTTGCCATTTTTGACCCCGTCATCTTCGGTAAAAGGCCTAGACATAGTGGGTGCGTTAATCTCTACTTCAGCGCTAGCTCTAGTGTGTTGGGCAGTGATTTCTGCCCCTGGCCTAGGCCTAGTATCCCTGCCGATCATCAGCACTTTTCTAGCAGGCATAGGACTATTGCTAGGTTTCATATTTTGGGAGGCGAGATTTTCTGCTCCCATATTAGATTTGAAATTATTCTCTAATCGCCGTTTTGCTGTGGCAGTAGCGGTAGCTGGGCTAGTGACGGCAGGCGGGTCAGCTGCACTATTTATTCTTACCCAATATCTGCAATTCAACCTGGGTTTTAACCCGTTAGAAGCCGGTTTACGAATTTTGCCGGTAGCCGTGGCACTAGGCCTTGGTGCTGTCTCAGCTCCTAAATTGATCGAAGTTTTACAGCTAAAAATAACTGTTCTTGTAGGGTTAGGTTTCGTGGCAGCAGGTTTTATCTGGCTAGCCACTGCAACGATTGATACCGGCTACCCCTATATGCTTATCGGCGCCTTAGCTTTCGGCTTAGGCGCAGGAATCCTAAACCCAGCCGCCACTCAAGCTGTCATGGATGCGCTACCAGCACACTCATCGGGAGTTGGCTCGGCGACTAACAGTGCACTAATGCAGGTTGGTAGTGCCATTGGTGTGGCTCTCGGTGGGGCATTGCTATCGGCCAGGTATAGAGCAGTTATTACTAGCAGCGAAATTTTTGGTCAGCTGGGCACCTGGCAAAGCAAAGTGCTTGAATCTTATGCGGGTGCTGTAGCTGCTGCCGAAAGCTTAGACGATATTGGCCACAAAATAGTCACCACTGCGAAGGCAGGTTTCGTTGACGGAATGAGTTGGGCACTGGTTTGTTCGGCAATACTGGTTATGGCTGCTGGGCTCGCGGTTTGGCTGGCTTACCCTAAAGACCGTCGATAG